The following DNA comes from Thermococcus piezophilus.
CGCTGATATGCTCTACCACCTCCTGGTTCTCTTAGCATACAACGACATAAGTTTGGGCGAGATTATGACCGAGCTGAGGAGGCGCAGGGAATGAGGATTAAGGAGTTTGTAAAGACCTTCCGGCCGTATAAGGTCCTGGAGGGAAATTACCGGATATGGCTCGATAAGAACGAAAATCCCTTTGATTTACCGCTGGAGATAAAGGAGGAGATTTTTGAAGAGCTAAAGCGGGTTCCCTTCAACAGATACCCTCACATCACCGCTGACCCGCTGAGGAAAAGGATAGCAGAGTTTTTAGGGATTGACAAAGAAAACATAATCGTTGGAAACGGGAGTGATGAACTGATAAGCCTAATTTTGAAGCTCTTTGATGGGGAGCACATAGTCATAAGCTCCCCCACCTTTGGGATGTACGGCTTCTTTGCAAAGTTCGAAGGAATCAATTTAATCGATGTCCCAATGGATGAGAACTTCAGACTTCAGAACGTCGAGGAGTATGCGGAAAACGCCAGGGCACTCTTTATCTGCTCCCCAAACAACCCCACGGGCAACACTCAAGATAGAGAAAAGATAATAAGCGTTCTTGAAACCGGTGCTCCTGTCGTCTTGGATGAAGCGTACGTAGAGTTTGCAAAGGGCAGCAACGTGGATCTAATCAGTGAGTACGACAATTTAATAGTCCTGAGGACGTTCTCAAAGGCCTTCGGGCTTGCAGGAGTCAGAGTTGGCTATGCAGTCGGGAGTGAAGAGACAATAGACCACCTCCATCGAATCAAACCGCCCTTTACTCTAGACTCCATCTCAATGAAGATAGCAGGGTTCATGCTCGACCACTACGATCTAGTCAAACGGAACATCGATTACATAATCAAGGAGCGTGAGCGAATTTATCGGAAGTTCAAGGACTACGCGTATCCGAGCGAGGCCAACTTCATCCTGATGAAGCTTAATGCTTACGAATTTTTACTCGAAAAGGGCATCGTGGTAAGAAAGCTCGGCGGAAGATTGACGGGGCACATAAGGGTTACCGTCGGCAAAAGGGAGGAGAACGACGAGCTGATTGCAGCGTTGAAGGAGTTCGTGGAGGGAATAAAATGAAGTGGCTGATATTTGACATTGATGGGGTTTTAATCGACGTAAGAGAGAGCTACGACATGGCAACCAAGCTCACCGTCGAGTACTTCCTCGGACTCTTCGGGGTTAAGAAGAGGATCAAGCTAGAGTGGATAAGGAAGCTTAGACGGAAGGGAGCGTTTGGCGACGACTTCAAGGTTAGCGAGGCCCTCATACTCTTCGCCATGGCCGGGAACGTGGAGGAACTCCTCGGAGAGTTCCCCGAGGGGGAGGGCATAGACTGGGTCCTCGAACGGTTTGGAGTGGGGCCCTTCAACGGGAGCATAGAAAGAGTCTTCAACACCTTCTACCTCGGCGAGCACTACCCAGGAAGGCTCTTCGACTTCGATGGCCTCTGGAAGAGAGAGAAGCCAATAGTAAGGGCGGAACTGCTCGAGATGGCCAAAAAGCGGTTCAAGCTCGGTGTTATAACTGGGAGAAGCGCCTTGGAGCTTGAGCTGGCGGAGAATCTCATAGGCTTCCACTTCGAGAAGGCTGTGACGAGGGAGCTCTACGTGAAGCCCAATCCAAGGGCAATATGGCACCTTACCAGGGGTGAAGGGGGAGTTTACATAGGGGACACCGTGAACGACGAACTGCTCGTGGAAAAATACAGAAAGGAATACAAAAGGGATTTTGACTTTGTCTTGGTTGGAAGAGATATTGAAAACGTTAATGAATTATTGGAGAGCTTATTGGGGTAATCAGCTTGCAGGTGACGGTTATAGGTGCCGGAACAATTGGTGGGGTGGTAGCAAAGGCTCTGGCCGAAGCTGGCCACTCGGTAATCGCAACACGGAGGAGCATCGAAAAGGCCATGTGGTTAGAGGAACACGGCGTCAGGGTCATCAGGAATAACGTCGAGGCCGCGGAAGGGGAGGAGGTAGTTTTTATCGCGGTCAAGCCAAACAAAGTGCCAGAGATCCTCGAGAAAATTGAGAAAGTCATGATGGGCAAGCTCGTGGTTTCACTGGCCGCAGGAATCCCCCTTAAAAGCCTCAAACGACTGGCACCGAAAGCCAAGTTCGTGAGGGCAATGCCCAATATAGCCATTTTAATCAAAGAGTCATTCACGGCATACACATCGGACGGGCTGAGTGAAGAAGATATAACAATCGTCGAGAATCTCTTCAGCTCATTTGGAAAGTGCCTTAAAGTTGATGAGGAGCACATGGATGCCATAAAATGGAAAGGACTGGTAGCTCTACAGCCAAGGGCAGCAGTTTTTATCTCCATTGAGTTTTCGGTTTGCTCTTAGACACACATAGAAGATAACGTGCCCGCGGTACCTAGTATGACTGAACTGTCACTCCACATAACCGACAGTTTCCTCCACGTTGGGGATGTACTCTTGCTTCTGCTCGCTATTATGAAGCCCATATCCTGGTAAAGTCCGGCGGCAAATTTTTAAAAGAAAGGATAAAGCGACCAATATGCTCTACCTGGAGATACTCGGAAACCTTCCAGAGATGGCCAGAGATGAAGTTAAAGCTATGCTCGAGATCTCGGGCGGTGAAATAGCGGGTCAGGATTATCTGTTCCTCAAGCTCGACGCCGATAAGAAAGCTTTCCCTTACCTAAACCGCCTTGGCCTGTCCCATGAGTATGGAGAACTCTTAATCGAGGCCAACTCCCTAGAGAAACTCCTGGAAAAAGCCAAAGAAATTGAGTGGCCGATAAGCGGAACCTTCAAGGTGGACACAGAGACCATGGCTAACTGCAAATACAATGTCATAGACCTCCCGAGGAAGCTGGGGGCTGTGATACACGGCAAAGGTTTCCGTGTGAACCTTTCGAAACCGGACACCCTTGTGAAGGTCTACTGCGGCGAAAAAATCTATGCCGGGATAAGATACCGCTTTTTTGACCCCAAAGACTTCGAAAGGAGAAAGGCCCACCACAGGCCGTTCTTCCGGCCGGTTTCACTCCACCCAAGGATTTCAAGGGCGCTGGTAAACCTGACGAAGGCAAGGGAGGAAATCCTCGACCCCTTCATGGGTGCCGGCGGGATTCTGATGGAGGCCGGCTTAATCGGCCTGAAGGTTTATGGTATTGACATAAAACCCGAGATGGTTGAAGGGACAAGGCTCAACCTCGAGCACTTTGGTGTTAAGGACTACGAACTCAGGCTCGGAGATGCCACGAAGCTTGAGGAAATGTTTCCAAGAAAGAAGTTTGAAGCCGTTGCCACGGACCCACCCTACGGAACCTCGGCGACTCTGGCCGGAAGAAAACGCAACGAGCTCTACAGGAAGGCTCTGAGAAGTATCTACAACGTCCTTGAAGACGGCGGTAGGCTGGCGATAGCCTTTCCAACGAGCTTCGATGGGGAAGCCGAGGCTGAGAAGGTCGGCTTTAAGCTGGTCGGCAAGTACTACCAGCGCGTGCATAAGAGTTTAGAAAGGTATTTCTACGTGTTTAAGAAGTAAGAGGCTATCGCCCCGAAATTATGCCCTATCATATTTTATGCCCCGTTTTTGGCTCTTTGAGGGTTTTACAGAGACTACATCCCCGGAAAAGGGCAGACAACCCCGTGGAATTCAGAAAGCATTACTTACAAAACATAACGAGAAGTTACATTATATGCCACATAGTGTAACCAATTTCCGGACGGAATGTCAATCAAGCCAGCTCGACGGCCGAAAAGTACCGATCCCCGATATAATTGAACGTTTTTGACAGTCTTGCCGCATTCGGGCAGACACTCCAAAATACGGGCCGCTTCGGG
Coding sequences within:
- the hisC gene encoding histidinol-phosphate transaminase, whose amino-acid sequence is MRIKEFVKTFRPYKVLEGNYRIWLDKNENPFDLPLEIKEEIFEELKRVPFNRYPHITADPLRKRIAEFLGIDKENIIVGNGSDELISLILKLFDGEHIVISSPTFGMYGFFAKFEGINLIDVPMDENFRLQNVEEYAENARALFICSPNNPTGNTQDREKIISVLETGAPVVLDEAYVEFAKGSNVDLISEYDNLIVLRTFSKAFGLAGVRVGYAVGSEETIDHLHRIKPPFTLDSISMKIAGFMLDHYDLVKRNIDYIIKERERIYRKFKDYAYPSEANFILMKLNAYEFLLEKGIVVRKLGGRLTGHIRVTVGKREENDELIAALKEFVEGIK
- a CDS encoding HAD family hydrolase, with the translated sequence MKWLIFDIDGVLIDVRESYDMATKLTVEYFLGLFGVKKRIKLEWIRKLRRKGAFGDDFKVSEALILFAMAGNVEELLGEFPEGEGIDWVLERFGVGPFNGSIERVFNTFYLGEHYPGRLFDFDGLWKREKPIVRAELLEMAKKRFKLGVITGRSALELELAENLIGFHFEKAVTRELYVKPNPRAIWHLTRGEGGVYIGDTVNDELLVEKYRKEYKRDFDFVLVGRDIENVNELLESLLG
- a CDS encoding pyrroline-5-carboxylate reductase family protein, whose amino-acid sequence is MTVIGAGTIGGVVAKALAEAGHSVIATRRSIEKAMWLEEHGVRVIRNNVEAAEGEEVVFIAVKPNKVPEILEKIEKVMMGKLVVSLAAGIPLKSLKRLAPKAKFVRAMPNIAILIKESFTAYTSDGLSEEDITIVENLFSSFGKCLKVDEEHMDAIKWKGLVALQPRAAVFISIEFSVCS
- a CDS encoding TIGR01177 family methyltransferase; protein product: MLYLEILGNLPEMARDEVKAMLEISGGEIAGQDYLFLKLDADKKAFPYLNRLGLSHEYGELLIEANSLEKLLEKAKEIEWPISGTFKVDTETMANCKYNVIDLPRKLGAVIHGKGFRVNLSKPDTLVKVYCGEKIYAGIRYRFFDPKDFERRKAHHRPFFRPVSLHPRISRALVNLTKAREEILDPFMGAGGILMEAGLIGLKVYGIDIKPEMVEGTRLNLEHFGVKDYELRLGDATKLEEMFPRKKFEAVATDPPYGTSATLAGRKRNELYRKALRSIYNVLEDGGRLAIAFPTSFDGEAEAEKVGFKLVGKYYQRVHKSLERYFYVFKK